One Pseudoalteromonas undina genomic region harbors:
- a CDS encoding helix-turn-helix domain-containing protein yields MTQQDLASAPQKSMVHTQDIDEQAHNLTQWQQKYDQLSDGRFFGCIESVDYSNIHAFEEYTERALHQQCAIAPRSIWLGIPKQSQQSKINGLNVASNQFMCRTSESNFELITPEQFNIYGLVIDTQSLEHMAQIQGMHLKNITSSGTERLTTCNAMLKSARGIINSMVSNNAFGLNADLQQDMLNMLVLHLLNEQIPCQRIAPSYKHRKAVVDKVKDYIKAHPQNTVTITQLCELTFVSRRTLQYSFESILGINPLRFLRLTRLNNVRRELKLAKQDKPISVVAANWGFWHAGQFTKDYTQLFGENPSQTVINHASYLANSKSIIHG; encoded by the coding sequence ATGACGCAGCAAGATTTAGCTAGCGCACCACAAAAGAGCATGGTGCATACCCAAGATATAGATGAGCAGGCGCATAATCTAACGCAGTGGCAGCAAAAATATGATCAGCTCAGTGATGGGCGATTTTTTGGGTGTATAGAAAGCGTGGATTATTCTAATATTCATGCATTTGAAGAATACACGGAGCGTGCTCTTCACCAACAATGCGCAATAGCGCCACGATCAATTTGGCTCGGGATCCCAAAGCAGTCGCAGCAGAGCAAAATTAATGGCTTAAATGTGGCAAGTAATCAATTTATGTGTCGCACTAGTGAGAGTAACTTTGAGCTTATTACACCTGAGCAGTTTAATATTTATGGTTTAGTAATAGACACGCAATCGTTAGAACATATGGCTCAGATACAAGGGATGCACTTAAAAAATATAACGTCTTCAGGTACTGAGCGACTGACAACATGCAACGCCATGCTAAAAAGTGCCCGGGGTATAATAAACAGTATGGTTAGCAACAACGCTTTTGGCCTAAATGCCGATTTACAGCAAGACATGCTTAATATGCTGGTATTACATTTACTAAACGAACAGATCCCATGTCAACGCATCGCTCCCAGTTATAAACACCGCAAAGCGGTTGTTGATAAAGTAAAAGATTATATAAAAGCGCATCCACAAAACACGGTAACAATTACTCAATTATGCGAACTCACCTTTGTGAGCAGGCGTACCTTACAATATAGTTTTGAGAGTATTTTAGGGATAAACCCACTGCGGTTTTTACGTTTAACCCGATTAAATAATGTTAGAAGAGAGCTAAAATTAGCAAAGCAAGATAAACCCATTTCTGTGGTTGCTGCCAATTGGGGGTTTTGGCATGCAGGGCAATTTACCAAAGACTACACGCAATTATTTGGTGAGAACCCTTCGCAAACAGTGATAAACCATGCTTCTTATTTGGCAAATTCTAAATCGATAATACATGGATAA
- a CDS encoding ethanolamine ammonia-lyase subunit EutB: MGQRYRYTLGTQVYNFKNLAQVMAKATPHRSGDRLAGVIAQSAQERAVAQMTLADIPLKAFLNEALIAYEDDEITRLIMDDHDANAFMAIAHLTVGDFRNWLLSDFATSSVLASVRQGITPEMAAAVSKIMRNQDLILIAKKCHVTSAFRNTIGLPGHLSTRLQPNHPTDDINGIAACILDGLLYGNGDAVIGINPATDNVAQAIKLMTLMDEVIQKYEIPTQSCVLTHVTNTIECIEAGAPVDLVFQSIGGTEATNSSFGFSLNTLAEAQDAALSLKRGTVGNNVMYFETGQGSSLSANAHHGLDQQTCETRAYAVARKFNPLLVNTVVGFIGPEYLFDGKEITRAGLEDHFCAKLLGIPMGCDVCYTNHAEADQNDMDNLLTLLGVAGCSFVMGIPGSDDIMLNYQTTSFHDALYVRRVLGSRPAPEFEKWLTNMNIMKNSSDVTLSHSLPAAFAKPLDALAGGRS, translated from the coding sequence ATGGGGCAAAGGTACCGATATACACTGGGCACGCAGGTGTATAATTTTAAAAATTTGGCGCAAGTAATGGCAAAAGCCACTCCTCATCGCTCAGGTGACAGGTTAGCGGGTGTTATTGCACAATCAGCGCAAGAGCGAGCGGTTGCCCAAATGACCTTAGCGGATATTCCGTTGAAGGCATTTTTAAATGAGGCACTGATTGCTTATGAAGACGATGAAATAACTCGCTTAATTATGGACGATCACGATGCTAATGCATTTATGGCGATTGCTCATTTAACCGTGGGAGATTTTCGTAATTGGTTGTTAAGTGACTTTGCAACTTCCTCGGTACTTGCAAGTGTAAGACAGGGGATCACTCCGGAAATGGCTGCGGCTGTTAGCAAAATAATGCGTAATCAGGATCTTATCCTTATTGCTAAAAAATGCCATGTAACCAGTGCATTTAGAAACACCATTGGTTTACCTGGGCATTTATCCACGCGTTTACAACCTAATCATCCAACAGATGATATTAACGGCATTGCCGCCTGTATTTTAGATGGGTTGCTGTACGGTAATGGTGATGCGGTGATAGGTATAAACCCCGCAACCGACAACGTGGCGCAGGCTATTAAATTGATGACATTGATGGATGAGGTGATTCAAAAATATGAAATTCCTACCCAAAGCTGTGTGCTTACCCATGTCACTAATACGATTGAATGCATAGAAGCGGGGGCGCCAGTTGATTTAGTGTTTCAGTCTATTGGTGGAACAGAAGCCACCAATTCGAGTTTTGGTTTTAGTTTAAATACTTTAGCTGAGGCACAAGATGCCGCGCTGAGTTTAAAGCGTGGCACGGTAGGCAATAATGTGATGTATTTTGAAACAGGGCAAGGCAGCTCGCTTTCGGCTAATGCTCATCACGGGCTTGATCAGCAAACCTGCGAAACTCGCGCGTATGCCGTTGCACGAAAATTTAATCCGCTATTAGTTAATACGGTGGTGGGATTTATAGGCCCGGAGTATTTATTTGATGGCAAAGAAATTACCCGCGCGGGGCTTGAGGATCATTTTTGTGCCAAATTACTGGGTATTCCGATGGGATGTGACGTGTGTTACACCAATCATGCCGAGGCTGACCAAAATGATATGGATAATTTACTTACGCTGCTTGGTGTAGCTGGGTGCTCGTTTGTGATGGGGATTCCGGGCTCCGATGACATTATGCTCAATTACCAAACTACCTCATTTCATGATGCGTTATACGTGCGCCGAGTTCTAGGCTCTCGTCCCGCGCCAGAATTTGAAAAGTGGCTTACTAACATGAACATTATGAAAAACAGTAGCGATGTTACTTTATCGCACAGTCTTCCCGCTGCATTTGCTAAGCCGTTAGATGCACTGGCGGGAGGCCGTTCATGA
- the eutC gene encoding ethanolamine ammonia-lyase subunit EutC, translated as MTADFKSNDLANTDHKNNGNVVHNPWRDLRQFTDARIGLGRAGISLPTSEMLAFQLSHAQARDAVNFPLDINEMKAKLATVNTANARVLHLHSQAVDRVTYLQRPDLGRKLNENSRQLLLDFVAEQQQSTQEKYDLAIVVADGLSSLAVQKNAAPFITELLSQLSVNKPLTFAPITLVEQGRVAIGDDIGELLNAQIVMVLIGERPGLSSPDSLGLYLTWEPKTGLNDSLRNCISNIRPAGLPYIDAARRAAYLLNEAKTLKLTGVNLKDRTQDDVIEHQQSSRHFLNAE; from the coding sequence ATGACTGCTGATTTTAAATCAAATGACCTTGCTAATACTGATCATAAAAATAATGGCAATGTGGTACACAACCCATGGCGTGACTTACGCCAGTTTACTGATGCTCGCATAGGACTTGGTCGAGCGGGTATTAGTTTACCAACCTCTGAAATGCTGGCGTTTCAACTGTCGCATGCGCAAGCGCGCGATGCAGTCAATTTTCCACTTGATATCAATGAAATGAAAGCAAAGTTAGCGACTGTTAATACAGCTAATGCGCGTGTATTGCATTTACATAGCCAAGCGGTTGATAGAGTTACTTATTTACAACGACCAGATTTGGGTCGAAAGCTAAATGAGAATAGTCGTCAATTATTACTTGATTTTGTTGCTGAGCAACAGCAAAGCACCCAAGAAAAATACGACTTAGCAATTGTAGTCGCTGATGGTTTGTCATCGTTGGCGGTTCAAAAAAATGCAGCTCCTTTTATAACTGAATTACTTTCACAGTTGAGCGTTAATAAGCCACTTACTTTTGCTCCAATCACCTTAGTTGAACAAGGGCGAGTAGCCATTGGTGATGACATTGGTGAGTTATTGAATGCCCAAATTGTGATGGTGCTCATTGGTGAACGTCCTGGGCTTAGCTCACCAGATAGCTTGGGGCTTTATTTAACCTGGGAGCCTAAAACAGGGCTTAACGATTCGCTGCGTAATTGTATATCTAATATTCGTCCTGCTGGTTTGCCCTATATCGATGCGGCAAGACGGGCAGCCTACTTATTAAATGAAGCTAAAACATTAAAACTAACGGGAGTGAACTTAAAAGATCGGACACAGGATGATGTGATTGAGCATCAACAATCGAGCCGTCATTTTTTAAATGCGGAATAA
- the eat gene encoding ethanolamine permease: MSTNNSEYLAKRQLKGGTAGWLLLAGLGVSYVISGDFAGWNFGIAEAGWGGFAIAAVLMAIMYLTLVLSLAEMSAAIPAAGGGYSFARQAMGPTGGYLTGLAVLIEYALAPAAIVIFIGSAVEALTGFNGPWVYALFYLVFVGIHLAGVGEALKVMMVISGLAVLAIVATAVVLITNFDATNLFDVAVTDAAGANEFLPLGWYGVWAALPFAMWLFLAVEGVPLAAEEAKDPAKDVPKGIIGAMVFLLFTALLVVVLVPGAAGATAMGASAVPLVDALNATGNSDLATVVNILGLAGLVASFFSIIYGYSRLVFALSRAGYLPRSLSITTVRKVPARALIVPAVFGFLASLSGEGDLMLAMAVVGATVSYALMAFSHIMLRLKQPDLPRPYKTPGGIVTSSIALCLSLIALTGVYAFDPRAFLYTMVLFIVGAAYYFGFSSKHLVAKSADEEFAMLADAEAGLNTAISEG, translated from the coding sequence ATGTCTACTAATAATTCAGAATACTTAGCAAAAAGGCAGCTCAAAGGTGGCACTGCAGGTTGGTTATTGCTGGCAGGGTTAGGGGTATCGTATGTTATTTCAGGTGACTTTGCTGGGTGGAACTTTGGTATTGCAGAAGCTGGCTGGGGCGGCTTCGCGATAGCTGCAGTGTTAATGGCGATTATGTATTTAACTTTGGTGTTATCGCTGGCTGAAATGTCAGCTGCTATTCCTGCTGCTGGAGGGGGTTATAGTTTTGCTCGTCAAGCAATGGGGCCAACGGGTGGTTATTTAACCGGTCTTGCGGTATTAATTGAATATGCGTTAGCACCGGCCGCCATTGTGATATTTATTGGCTCTGCAGTGGAGGCGTTAACGGGGTTCAATGGCCCATGGGTTTATGCACTATTTTATTTGGTGTTTGTAGGTATTCATTTAGCGGGTGTAGGTGAAGCGCTAAAAGTAATGATGGTCATAAGCGGTTTAGCGGTACTGGCTATTGTTGCAACGGCAGTGGTTTTAATTACAAATTTTGATGCTACCAATTTATTTGATGTTGCAGTAACAGATGCCGCAGGTGCGAATGAATTTTTACCTTTGGGTTGGTATGGGGTGTGGGCTGCATTACCTTTTGCTATGTGGTTGTTTTTAGCGGTTGAAGGCGTGCCATTGGCGGCTGAAGAAGCAAAAGATCCGGCTAAAGATGTACCTAAAGGTATTATTGGCGCTATGGTATTTTTATTGTTTACTGCGTTGTTAGTGGTTGTGTTAGTACCCGGCGCAGCAGGTGCAACAGCAATGGGCGCAAGTGCAGTTCCGCTGGTAGATGCGTTAAATGCGACAGGCAATAGCGATTTAGCAACCGTGGTTAATATACTGGGATTAGCAGGGCTGGTGGCTTCATTTTTCTCTATTATTTATGGCTATAGTCGGTTGGTGTTTGCGTTATCGCGTGCAGGATATTTACCGCGTTCGTTATCAATTACTACAGTGCGTAAAGTGCCAGCACGAGCGCTTATTGTACCTGCTGTATTTGGTTTTTTAGCTTCACTAAGTGGTGAGGGCGATTTAATGTTAGCTATGGCGGTGGTTGGTGCAACAGTATCGTATGCGTTAATGGCGTTCAGTCATATAATGTTGCGCTTAAAACAACCCGACTTACCTCGACCTTATAAAACGCCTGGCGGCATTGTCACTTCAAGCATAGCATTGTGTTTATCCTTGATTGCTCTGACCGGTGTGTACGCCTTTGACCCCCGTGCTTTTTTATACACTATGGTGCTGTTTATAGTCGGTGCGGCGTATTACTTTGGCTTTAGCTCTAAACATTTAGTGGCCAAAAGTGCAGATGAGGAGTTTGCTATGCTCGCTGATGCTGAGGCCGGTTTAAATACAGCGATAAGTGAGGGGTAA
- a CDS encoding LacI family DNA-binding transcriptional regulator, giving the protein MRTTINDVAKDAGVSIKTVSRVINNETSVRDNTRERVMASVEKLNFQPNLAARSLAGTKAYSIAYIYDNPNAYYIIDMQNGILDACKKQGFELLIHPCDAKEAHIFDEITNMIKRTRIAGILLTPPFSEMPEFVEKLTQLDLKVVRILSGHDAPDSLTPCIMIDDNLASKSITEHLINNGHARIGFLAGGSEHNSTKERLEGYKAALTQYDITIDPSLIIDGEYSFESGVEGAKTLISQTNRPTAIVSCNDEIAAGALFAARLMNIDIPSELSITGFEDSPFSRQTWPKLTTAHQPNNKIAEDAASLLIAQIRNGNDRDIIKLYTPELVVRDSTARPL; this is encoded by the coding sequence ATGAGAACAACAATAAACGACGTGGCAAAAGATGCCGGGGTATCAATAAAAACGGTATCAAGAGTAATAAATAACGAAACCTCGGTCCGTGACAATACCCGTGAAAGAGTTATGGCATCAGTCGAAAAGTTGAACTTTCAGCCAAACTTAGCAGCAAGAAGTCTTGCAGGAACAAAAGCTTACAGCATAGCTTACATATACGACAATCCTAATGCGTACTACATTATCGACATGCAAAATGGTATTTTAGATGCGTGCAAAAAGCAGGGGTTTGAACTACTTATTCACCCATGTGATGCCAAAGAAGCGCATATTTTTGATGAAATTACTAATATGATTAAACGCACTCGTATCGCGGGAATCTTACTCACCCCGCCCTTTTCTGAAATGCCTGAGTTTGTTGAAAAGCTAACTCAACTAGACCTAAAAGTTGTGCGTATTTTATCAGGGCACGACGCGCCTGACTCATTAACACCCTGTATTATGATTGACGATAATCTCGCCTCAAAGTCAATTACTGAGCATCTAATTAATAACGGCCACGCGCGCATTGGCTTTTTAGCCGGTGGCAGCGAGCATAACTCGACCAAAGAGCGCTTGGAAGGTTACAAAGCAGCGCTAACCCAATACGACATTACTATAGATCCAAGCTTAATTATTGATGGCGAATATTCATTTGAGTCGGGGGTTGAGGGCGCTAAAACACTCATTAGCCAAACAAATAGGCCAACCGCTATTGTCTCATGTAATGATGAAATAGCCGCCGGTGCGTTATTTGCAGCCAGATTAATGAACATTGATATACCCAGCGAGCTTTCTATAACAGGGTTTGAGGATAGTCCATTCTCGCGTCAAACCTGGCCAAAACTCACCACAGCTCATCAGCCTAATAATAAAATTGCCGAAGATGCGGCCAGCTTGTTAATAGCCCAAATTCGTAATGGCAATGACCGCGATATTATAAAACTATACACTCCTGAACTTGTCGTAAGAGACTCTACCGCACGTCCTCTTTAG